A single SAR324 cluster bacterium DNA region contains:
- the rfbD gene encoding dTDP-4-dehydrorhamnose reductase, which yields MKIIIAGANGMLAQDIIKILHSYPEFNVYPHNEFELDITSVESIHNALKRIEPDVLINCAAYTQVDVAENDEKKAFLINETGVEYLAKECSEFHCKLIHFSTDFVFDGTASTPYKENDIAGPLSVYGKSKLAGEIKIQQFANSYLIIRTSWLYGVNGNNFVKTMLRLARDRDLLKVVHDQTGCPTWSADLAEATLELIKVDATGIVHFSNSGPCTWYDLARNTIDMAYESSIISRVTTIHAIPSKEYPTPARRPAYSVLDCSQYKQLTGKNPPFWKDSLKQMLLEFKSHSKVF from the coding sequence ATGAAAATCATTATTGCTGGCGCAAACGGAATGCTAGCTCAAGATATCATCAAAATATTACACAGCTATCCTGAATTCAATGTCTATCCTCACAATGAATTTGAACTTGATATCACTTCTGTTGAATCCATACACAATGCACTGAAGCGTATTGAACCGGATGTGTTGATTAATTGTGCGGCATATACCCAGGTTGATGTCGCCGAAAATGACGAAAAAAAGGCCTTTCTGATCAATGAAACCGGAGTTGAGTATCTTGCGAAAGAATGTTCAGAATTCCACTGTAAACTGATTCATTTTTCCACTGATTTTGTGTTTGATGGGACGGCCTCAACTCCATATAAAGAAAATGACATTGCCGGGCCACTAAGTGTTTATGGGAAATCAAAACTGGCTGGAGAAATAAAAATTCAGCAATTTGCAAATAGTTATTTGATTATCCGTACATCATGGTTGTACGGCGTGAATGGCAACAATTTTGTAAAAACAATGCTACGGTTAGCACGTGATAGGGATCTCCTTAAAGTGGTGCATGACCAGACGGGTTGTCCAACCTGGAGTGCTGATCTGGCTGAAGCGACACTCGAATTGATCAAGGTGGATGCCACGGGGATTGTACATTTTTCTAATTCAGGGCCCTGCACCTGGTATGATTTGGCCAGAAATACCATTGATATGGCTTATGAGTCTTCGATAATTTCTCGAGTCACAACCATTCATGCCATTCCATCAAAAGAATATCCTACGCCGGCCAGGCGTCCTGCCTATTCGGTTTTGGATTGCAGTCAATACAAGCAATTAACAGGAAAAAATCCACCCTTCTGGAAAGACAGTTTGAAACAGATGCTTCTTGAATTCAAAAGTCACTCAAAAGTCTTTTGA
- a CDS encoding ABC transporter permease: MRYTQSALGVVWAFLHPAVMTFLYWFVFSFGLKLQPAGNAPFLIWFFCGFIPWISFSEMITMITPSVVNHPALIKRTLFPSEIFPVIYALVSGFGHIIMMVILLLLLLLSHIPVTWYALQFFYYSAGLILLTIGLGWLFSSLNVLSRDIGQLVAILLQVWFWATPIIYGPELVPHFLHWVLQINPLYYVVHGYRNTFVYFQPFWNDGVTAIIFWGEVLTILILGGFVFKRFKPEFADIL, from the coding sequence ATGAGATATACTCAATCCGCTTTAGGGGTGGTTTGGGCATTTCTGCATCCAGCAGTCATGACTTTTTTATATTGGTTTGTATTTTCATTTGGACTCAAACTGCAACCCGCAGGAAATGCGCCCTTTTTGATATGGTTTTTTTGCGGTTTTATTCCATGGATTTCTTTCAGTGAGATGATCACCATGATCACTCCGTCCGTGGTCAATCATCCAGCCTTGATCAAACGCACACTGTTCCCCAGTGAGATTTTTCCGGTAATATATGCCCTTGTTTCCGGATTTGGACACATCATCATGATGGTTATTCTTCTGCTTTTACTTTTGCTCAGCCATATCCCAGTCACATGGTATGCCCTCCAGTTTTTTTATTACAGTGCCGGATTAATCCTGTTGACCATTGGTTTGGGATGGCTGTTTTCGTCACTCAATGTTCTGTCTCGTGATATAGGCCAACTCGTGGCAATTCTGCTTCAGGTATGGTTCTGGGCAACACCGATTATTTATGGACCTGAATTGGTTCCGCATTTTCTGCATTGGGTCCTGCAAATCAATCCTCTGTATTATGTGGTGCATGGCTATCGAAATACTTTCGTCTATTTCCAACCATTTTGGAATGATGGGGTCACTGCGATTATTTTCTGGGGGGAGGTTTTGACAATTTTAATTTTGGGTGGATTTGTGTTTAAGCGCTTTAAACCTGAATTTGCGGATATTCTTTAG
- a CDS encoding ABC transporter ATP-binding protein codes for MANSNAVVVESLSKKYKLYPSPQARLKEFLHPFHKRYHKEFWALNDVSFQVPQGHTFGVIGRNGSGKSTLLQLITGVIQPTNGMIVSHGKISALLELGSGFNPEFSGRENVMVQASVMGLTTEEIKSQMAEIEAFADLGGFIDQPVKTYSSGMYVRLAFSTAIHVNPDILIVDEALAVGDAKFQSKCFRKFEQFRKDGKTIILVTHDPNAIVRYCDTALLLDNGSLVEMGTPKTIVNHYMELLNTGSLSSKKNDKKDEKPEEVAHAGYQLPDATRLNTPLGEFLKEFHTEDRCPLRNSYNPNEHRYGTRQAEIIDYMIVNKEEYDPAGIRSHDEIEIYLKIKFNEDVEFPIYGVTLKTLDGIEVYGNNSWFSESIVHPHSAGSLVLVQMRLNMIVAGGDYFLNLGVACKPPIGDSIALDRRYDLVHLKVLQESRSLGFVDLDATITEYKTLSTVVS; via the coding sequence ATGGCAAACAGTAACGCAGTCGTTGTGGAGAGCCTAAGTAAAAAATACAAACTTTATCCTTCCCCTCAGGCAAGGCTCAAGGAGTTTCTTCATCCATTTCATAAACGATACCATAAGGAATTCTGGGCATTGAATGATGTTTCATTTCAGGTTCCTCAAGGGCATACTTTTGGCGTAATCGGACGAAATGGTTCAGGAAAATCTACTTTGTTGCAATTGATCACAGGCGTGATTCAACCAACGAATGGAATGATTGTCAGTCATGGAAAAATCTCGGCATTACTTGAATTAGGATCAGGTTTTAATCCTGAGTTTTCCGGACGGGAAAATGTGATGGTTCAGGCCAGTGTGATGGGTCTCACAACTGAAGAAATCAAGTCACAGATGGCAGAAATCGAGGCCTTTGCAGACTTGGGTGGGTTTATTGATCAACCTGTCAAAACCTATTCTTCAGGAATGTATGTGCGCCTGGCTTTTTCCACCGCAATTCATGTCAATCCTGATATTTTAATTGTAGATGAGGCGTTGGCGGTTGGAGATGCCAAGTTTCAGTCCAAATGTTTCCGTAAGTTTGAACAGTTTCGCAAGGATGGAAAAACCATTATTCTGGTAACCCATGATCCCAATGCGATAGTGCGATATTGTGATACCGCACTCCTGTTGGACAATGGATCTCTGGTCGAAATGGGAACTCCCAAAACGATTGTCAATCACTACATGGAATTGCTCAATACCGGTTCTCTTTCTTCGAAAAAAAATGACAAGAAAGACGAAAAACCGGAAGAAGTCGCACATGCGGGCTATCAGTTACCTGACGCAACACGCCTCAACACCCCTCTTGGAGAATTTCTTAAGGAGTTTCATACAGAGGATCGATGTCCGTTACGCAACTCCTATAATCCCAATGAACACAGATATGGAACTCGGCAAGCGGAAATCATTGATTACATGATTGTGAATAAGGAGGAGTATGATCCTGCAGGAATCCGCTCACACGATGAAATCGAAATATATCTTAAAATCAAATTCAATGAGGATGTGGAATTTCCAATTTATGGTGTCACTCTGAAAACATTGGATGGTATTGAAGTCTATGGCAACAACTCATGGTTTTCAGAGTCAATTGTTCATCCTCATTCTGCAGGTAGCTTGGTTTTGGTACAGATGCGGTTGAACATGATTGTTGCCGGTGGTGATTATTTTTTAAATCTTGGGGTTGCCTGCAAACCACCTATTGGCGATTCAATTGCCTTGGATCGACGTTATGATCTGGTGCATCTTAAAGTTCTGCAAGAAAGTCGAAGTCTGGGGTTTGTCGATCTGGACGCAACGATCACTGAATACAAAACACTGTCAACGGTTGTTTCCTGA
- a CDS encoding glycosyltransferase, with product MKFPENFEKFPEIPLWSSSLHAQSSNFQYSDGDDAENYMLQAVRDARDLGPHSIELQQKIKDWSSEYHFSFKRSNLLRPFNLSREDTVLELGCGCGAITRYLGETCGEVVAVEGSLRRAEIAAQRCRNLNNVTVIQCNFQELELNRTFDVVTLIGVLEYSGMFLNGENPYLQCLEMAGRYLSPEGILVIAIENKLGLKYLAGCSEEHTSKRYRGIEGYSTDSKVSTFGKDELHRLLRKSGLIEHELFIPFPDYKLPDGMMAFSRIKPQPEAPFLYQWFSYERSRDYSLIQQPGFNEFLVAREFEANGLLEEIANSFVVIAGKNPEALKRITEASWWINKYNVSRAKPYMTSLSMEPQSDRLVIKKQPIYPEIRQTFTFPDGLNHDAEEIADFIPGTPLIEKLLRDFASGTYSLITFLRDWLEFLNAESRRLNCAEGELPGNYIDCVPWNIMEQPDGTQVYFDREWKYGETLSVKFIFTRGLIFIYHWFHRKIYQELFPQLNTYSFHHFYHYCFNELSLGTSEEEFESLMKLEWTFQKMVNPEVLVTLVSFIQQFKQEQWNRYGNLDYYLEHAKENIQQLNTQIEQLNTQIEHLHTQMDKSNARLLEYHYLVKRMEATLAWRTHVLLRTMIKQVPRQTLQFLKKKTPLARHLVQQHGWKYFIVYSIKWFARKIHIKTRSKWRTLQWKTHYRLSHIDFLHSYLPQLLPYSPDPAYYSWLIHNYPQNNKLKDMQETMKNWQYHPLISIIVPTYNSPEKFLREMIQSVRSQLYSNWELCIADDASPNAHIRTILEDYRKQDSRIKICYREQNGHICHASNSALELATGEYIALLDHDDLLTPHALYKVVELLNKHSDVDMIYSDEDKVDESGYLKDPYFKADWSPDTFLSRMYTCHLGVYRRSLIDKIGGFRPGFEGAQDYDLVLRLTEQTNQIFHIPDILYHWRIHSGSTAMGGQQIKPYAYVAAEKALKEALERRGEPGTVKGVEQLLGSYEVRYQIQQNDLVSIIIPTRDLSSILERCLRSIVEKTLYPNYEIILLDNGSREQETLDLFDRWKINYPTQFHVVRHDVPFNYSIINNHAVRHSKGKYLLFLNNDTEVITPDWISAMLEQAQRPSIGAVGAMLLYPDDTIQHGGVVLGLGGAAAHSHRCFPSTSPGYVGHLWCVTNYSAVTAACLMCRRDVFEEIGGFEETLAGNYNDVDLCLKMVAKGYRNVYLPHVKLYHHESKSRGKDTTPEKQARFLQEFDYLRNKWPEFIEHDPCYNPHLTRNHEDYSIRTQ from the coding sequence ATGAAATTCCCTGAAAATTTTGAGAAATTTCCGGAAATTCCCCTGTGGAGTTCCTCGCTTCACGCTCAATCAAGCAACTTTCAATACTCAGATGGAGACGATGCTGAAAATTACATGTTGCAGGCTGTCAGGGATGCCAGGGATTTAGGACCGCATTCGATCGAACTCCAGCAAAAAATAAAAGATTGGTCCTCAGAATATCATTTTTCATTCAAACGTAGCAATTTGCTGAGACCCTTTAACCTGTCAAGGGAAGATACCGTCCTTGAATTGGGTTGCGGATGTGGTGCAATCACACGCTATTTGGGGGAAACCTGTGGCGAAGTGGTTGCTGTTGAAGGCAGTTTGAGACGTGCAGAGATCGCCGCACAACGATGCCGGAACTTGAATAATGTAACGGTTATTCAATGTAATTTTCAGGAACTGGAGTTAAACCGGACTTTTGATGTAGTCACCCTGATTGGTGTACTCGAATACAGTGGAATGTTTCTGAATGGTGAGAACCCTTACCTTCAATGTCTGGAAATGGCCGGCCGATATCTATCGCCTGAAGGGATTCTGGTGATCGCCATAGAAAACAAACTGGGATTGAAATATCTGGCTGGTTGCTCGGAGGAACACACATCAAAACGATATCGTGGAATTGAGGGGTACTCTACAGATTCAAAAGTCTCGACGTTTGGTAAGGACGAACTTCATCGTTTGTTAAGAAAATCCGGTTTGATAGAACATGAATTATTCATTCCTTTTCCAGATTATAAATTGCCTGACGGAATGATGGCGTTTTCCAGAATTAAACCCCAACCTGAAGCTCCATTTTTATATCAATGGTTTTCTTATGAACGGTCACGTGATTATTCACTGATTCAACAACCTGGCTTTAATGAATTTCTGGTGGCTCGGGAATTTGAAGCGAACGGTCTGTTAGAAGAAATCGCCAATTCTTTCGTGGTGATTGCTGGAAAAAATCCGGAAGCACTGAAAAGAATCACCGAGGCATCATGGTGGATAAACAAATATAATGTGTCCCGAGCAAAACCATACATGACTTCGTTAAGCATGGAACCACAGTCTGATCGTCTGGTGATCAAAAAACAACCAATTTATCCTGAAATACGGCAAACCTTTACGTTTCCGGACGGGTTGAATCATGATGCTGAAGAAATAGCTGATTTTATACCTGGAACACCTTTAATTGAAAAACTGCTGAGAGATTTTGCTTCAGGAACCTATTCGCTAATAACTTTTTTGCGAGACTGGCTTGAGTTTCTAAATGCGGAATCCAGAAGATTGAATTGTGCTGAGGGCGAACTGCCAGGAAACTATATTGATTGTGTTCCCTGGAACATCATGGAACAACCGGATGGAACCCAAGTCTATTTTGACCGTGAGTGGAAATATGGGGAAACTCTTTCTGTCAAATTCATATTCACACGGGGACTTATTTTTATTTATCATTGGTTCCATCGCAAAATATATCAGGAATTGTTTCCACAACTGAATACATATTCTTTCCATCATTTTTATCATTATTGTTTCAATGAGCTTTCGCTTGGGACCTCTGAGGAAGAGTTTGAGTCTCTTATGAAACTGGAATGGACTTTTCAGAAGATGGTGAATCCTGAAGTATTGGTTACCCTTGTTAGTTTTATTCAACAATTCAAACAGGAGCAATGGAATCGCTATGGTAATCTGGATTATTACCTAGAACATGCGAAAGAAAACATCCAACAACTGAATACTCAAATAGAACAGTTGAATACTCAAATAGAACATTTGCATACTCAAATGGATAAATCCAATGCCAGATTGCTGGAATACCATTATCTTGTCAAACGCATGGAAGCAACACTCGCATGGAGAACGCATGTACTATTGCGAACAATGATCAAACAAGTCCCAAGACAAACACTACAATTCCTGAAAAAGAAAACGCCTTTAGCCAGACATTTGGTTCAGCAACATGGATGGAAATATTTTATTGTGTATTCGATCAAATGGTTTGCCAGGAAAATACATATAAAAACACGCTCTAAATGGAGGACATTGCAGTGGAAAACTCATTACCGTCTGAGTCACATTGATTTTTTGCATTCCTATCTTCCCCAGTTATTACCCTACAGTCCTGATCCTGCCTATTATTCCTGGCTAATTCATAATTATCCCCAGAATAATAAATTGAAGGATATGCAGGAAACAATGAAAAATTGGCAATATCATCCATTGATCAGCATTATTGTTCCAACCTACAATTCTCCAGAAAAATTTTTAAGAGAAATGATACAGTCTGTACGGAGTCAGCTTTATTCCAATTGGGAACTATGCATTGCCGATGATGCGTCGCCTAATGCGCATATTCGAACAATTCTTGAGGACTATCGTAAACAGGATTCACGAATCAAGATCTGTTATCGTGAACAAAATGGTCATATTTGCCATGCCTCAAATTCAGCTCTCGAATTGGCAACAGGGGAATACATAGCCCTGCTGGATCATGATGATTTGTTAACGCCTCACGCCTTGTATAAAGTTGTCGAATTGCTGAACAAGCACTCTGACGTGGATATGATTTACAGTGATGAGGACAAGGTGGACGAATCAGGCTATTTGAAAGATCCCTATTTCAAGGCAGATTGGAGTCCTGATACATTTTTGAGCAGGATGTATACCTGCCATCTTGGGGTTTACAGACGTTCCCTCATTGATAAAATTGGTGGATTCCGTCCGGGGTTTGAAGGTGCTCAGGACTATGATCTGGTACTTCGGTTAACGGAACAAACCAACCAGATTTTTCATATTCCAGATATTTTATATCATTGGAGAATTCACAGTGGTTCCACGGCAATGGGGGGGCAGCAAATTAAACCATATGCCTATGTCGCCGCTGAAAAAGCGTTGAAAGAAGCATTGGAACGACGTGGCGAACCTGGAACAGTCAAAGGTGTTGAACAATTACTTGGAAGTTATGAAGTCCGTTATCAGATCCAACAGAATGATTTGGTGAGCATCATTATTCCGACACGAGATTTGTCTTCAATTCTTGAACGATGTTTGCGTTCTATCGTTGAAAAAACACTGTATCCAAATTATGAAATCATTCTCCTGGATAATGGTAGCCGCGAACAGGAAACACTGGATTTATTTGATCGCTGGAAAATAAATTATCCTACGCAATTTCATGTTGTCCGCCATGATGTGCCCTTCAATTATTCCATCATCAATAATCACGCTGTTCGGCATAGTAAGGGCAAATATCTTTTGTTTTTGAATAATGACACAGAAGTGATTACTCCCGACTGGATTTCTGCAATGCTTGAACAGGCACAGCGTCCCTCCATTGGGGCGGTGGGCGCAATGTTGCTTTATCCTGACGATACCATTCAACACGGAGGCGTCGTGCTGGGACTTGGTGGTGCCGCGGCCCATAGTCATCGATGTTTCCCCTCAACCAGTCCCGGATATGTGGGGCACCTCTGGTGTGTGACCAATTATTCAGCGGTGACTGCGGCTTGTTTGATGTGCCGCAGGGATGTTTTTGAGGAAATTGGTGGTTTTGAAGAAACACTGGCAGGAAACTATAATGATGTGGATTTATGTCTGAAAATGGTGGCCAAGGGATATCGAAATGTTTATTTACCGCATGTAAAATTGTACCATCACGAATCAAAAAGCCGGGGCAAAGACACGACTCCAGAAAAACAGGCAAGGTTCCTTCAGGAATTTGATTATTTACGCAATAAATGGCCCGAATTCATTGAGCACGATCCGTGCTACAATCCACACCTCACCCGAAATCATGAAGATTATAGTATTCGCACTCAATGA
- a CDS encoding Uma2 family endonuclease produces MLAPYKNNDIFYPESDGKPMAETDVHRNLLLGMVDMLQRAFPEAYVSGNICLYYEQGNPQKMISPDSLLCRSQPPHQKRVYLAWETNAQLDMVMEFSSFSTKRMDHHKKKQIYENILKVPYYVIFDPHMTYLNVFQLKNESYQLIESEEDGRYFLEDLQIYLAIEQHNQLRLFNIDGIPVLSTAEWASLETLRAEQEAQRAEQEAQRAEQEAQRAEQEAQRAEQEAQRADAALSEIERLKALLSSAGIDSRAI; encoded by the coding sequence ATGCTGGCGCCCTATAAAAACAATGACATCTTTTATCCTGAAAGCGATGGCAAACCTATGGCAGAAACTGACGTTCACCGCAATTTATTGCTGGGCATGGTCGATATGCTTCAGCGTGCGTTCCCCGAAGCTTATGTTTCGGGAAATATCTGTTTGTATTATGAACAAGGAAACCCTCAAAAAATGATTTCACCAGATTCATTGCTCTGTCGATCCCAACCCCCCCATCAAAAACGGGTGTATTTGGCATGGGAAACAAATGCGCAACTGGACATGGTGATGGAATTCAGTTCCTTTTCAACCAAACGAATGGATCACCACAAAAAAAAACAGATTTATGAAAATATCCTTAAAGTTCCGTATTATGTGATTTTTGATCCGCACATGACCTATCTGAATGTGTTCCAACTGAAGAATGAATCCTATCAATTAATCGAATCTGAAGAAGATGGCCGATACTTTCTCGAAGACCTCCAAATTTATCTGGCAATCGAACAACACAATCAACTACGACTGTTTAACATCGACGGTATTCCGGTTTTAAGTACAGCGGAATGGGCCTCGCTGGAAACGCTAAGAGCTGAACAGGAAGCTCAACGGGCTGAACAGGAAGCTCAACGGGCTGAACAGGAAGCTCAACGAGCTGAACAGGAAGCTCAACGGGCTGAACAGGAAGCTCAACGGGCTGATGCGGCGCTATCCGAAATTGAGCGTCTGAAAGCATTGCTATCCTCAGCGGGCATTGATTCAAGAGCGATATAA
- a CDS encoding polyprenyl synthetase family protein: MTIHEILASVSPYMQKTEAMILEDIQHHVPLITHVSDHILQSGGKRIRPAMLILSAQAFGAIHKPVLRAAQVVEYIHTATLLHDDVVDNATLRRSRKTARNIWGNEASVLVGDYLFSMAFHMLVQLKEISVLNLMSETTTLMARGEISQLLRNNEAATEQEYLDIIFKKTACLFAASTKMGAILNQASPEAQQAMYDYGMAVGMAFQIVDDTLDYVDNETQTGKAPGIDLRERKITLPLRHLLDTASEMEKEHLKEILQSPEITEKEVKEVISLMKQHASLEYSLKVAENYIDQACLSLEVITDSSIRKTLSGLARFVVSRNG; the protein is encoded by the coding sequence ATGACCATTCATGAAATATTAGCGTCTGTGTCACCTTACATGCAGAAAACAGAAGCCATGATTCTGGAAGATATACAGCATCATGTTCCACTGATCACTCATGTGTCGGACCATATTCTTCAATCAGGAGGAAAGCGCATCCGTCCAGCGATGCTGATTCTAAGTGCCCAGGCGTTTGGTGCTATTCACAAACCTGTCTTGAGAGCGGCCCAGGTGGTGGAATATATCCATACTGCCACATTGTTGCATGATGATGTAGTGGACAACGCGACATTACGCAGATCCCGTAAAACAGCGCGTAATATCTGGGGCAATGAAGCGAGTGTGCTGGTCGGTGATTATCTCTTTTCGATGGCATTTCACATGCTGGTCCAGTTGAAGGAAATATCCGTGCTGAATTTAATGTCAGAAACCACGACTTTGATGGCTAGAGGCGAAATCAGTCAACTTTTGAGAAACAATGAGGCTGCGACAGAACAGGAATATCTGGATATCATTTTTAAAAAAACCGCGTGCCTGTTTGCCGCTTCCACCAAAATGGGCGCAATCCTGAATCAGGCCTCTCCTGAAGCACAACAGGCCATGTATGACTATGGAATGGCTGTTGGTATGGCGTTTCAGATTGTGGATGATACACTGGACTATGTGGATAATGAAACGCAGACAGGCAAAGCTCCTGGAATTGATTTGAGAGAACGCAAGATCACACTCCCGCTCAGACATTTGCTGGATACTGCATCAGAAATGGAAAAAGAACATCTGAAGGAGATTCTCCAATCTCCGGAAATAACAGAAAAAGAAGTCAAGGAGGTTATTTCTCTCATGAAGCAACATGCTTCTTTGGAATACTCACTCAAGGTCGCTGAAAATTATATCGATCAGGCCTGTTTATCGCTTGAGGTTATTACTGATTCTTCGATAAGGAAAACATTATCAGGATTGGCCAGGTTTGTGGTTTCAAGGAATGGCTAG
- a CDS encoding TerB family tellurite resistance protein translates to MKNDFLLINQILKRSGKVIDNGYLLDLGKILLIAAGADGVIAPEEMKFYLELFEDLHAPARVIDELKNFDWKEAKLGTYLSRVTQFDVSQRRWLLYQSIRIVCADKIFEVRERKSTRTIGETLGLDVQTINAIENLAKLEHFLLKTRLQLFGSSAMDYSKPTEPCCEISVKNELLLGIKYISRFTLMNIGKTMLIAAGADGEIAAEELATLLSFFRGLGGTPDMIEELKNFNWVDENIEPYCQALAGMDLTFRHRMFYITLKVTHADRDYSAIEKIATEWIGEQLGMISSNISAIQGMVNIEHAFYDMIENVFLKTV, encoded by the coding sequence ATGAAAAATGATTTTTTATTGATCAATCAGATTCTGAAACGCTCAGGCAAGGTCATTGATAATGGTTACTTGCTTGATCTTGGCAAGATACTGTTGATCGCGGCCGGGGCCGATGGGGTCATCGCGCCTGAAGAAATGAAATTTTATCTGGAACTATTTGAGGATCTTCATGCTCCTGCTCGCGTCATTGATGAGTTGAAAAATTTTGATTGGAAAGAGGCCAAACTGGGTACTTATTTATCCCGAGTGACGCAGTTTGATGTGTCTCAGCGACGATGGTTGCTCTATCAGTCAATACGTATTGTGTGCGCTGATAAAATTTTTGAAGTCAGGGAACGAAAATCAACCAGGACTATCGGTGAAACACTGGGGCTTGATGTGCAGACCATCAATGCTATTGAAAATCTGGCTAAGTTGGAACATTTTCTGTTAAAAACACGACTCCAACTGTTTGGATCTTCAGCAATGGATTATTCCAAACCAACAGAACCATGTTGTGAAATCAGCGTCAAGAATGAACTTTTGCTGGGAATAAAATATATCTCACGTTTCACTCTCATGAATATTGGTAAAACGATGCTGATTGCGGCTGGCGCTGATGGTGAGATCGCTGCTGAGGAGTTAGCAACGCTTCTGTCCTTTTTCAGAGGACTTGGAGGGACACCGGACATGATAGAAGAATTAAAAAACTTCAATTGGGTTGATGAAAACATTGAACCTTATTGTCAGGCTCTGGCGGGAATGGATCTGACCTTCAGACACCGTATGTTTTATATCACACTGAAGGTGACTCATGCTGATCGTGACTACTCCGCCATTGAAAAAATTGCGACGGAATGGATAGGTGAACAGTTAGGAATGATTTCCTCCAATATTTCAGCAATTCAGGGAATGGTGAATATTGAGCACGCCTTTTATGACATGATAGAAAATGTTTTTTTAAAAACTGTTTAG
- a CDS encoding fused response regulator/phosphatase: protein MHHYPETILLIERSPFQTRLIKKLLQTALPHSCQILNVRSLADALKQLEQQPVDIILTDLNLPDYLPEKIVSFLNKHVPEMPIVIITGDSNEETAIRSLQQGAQDYLIKKEMTGPLLIKMLGYAIERKRIQLELQRSLQLINEQNTQMRDELELAAQTQNYILSGVTHPTFLQTTFYYHPFGTISGDTYDIRLNREGAIVVFLGDGTGHGIPASLITMMVHMGLKTINMSLPVSEIMNQLNQHMGTCLPPDQFMTGIFVRISANGNMEICNAGHPTLVSLPANSQNELCLFNADGPPLGMIEDVTYKERTHHLDPGDRFFMFTDGLTEWANPDAVLFSEEQVMSCLLHHRHENLNAMMSGLLNAVQEFAEGVVCNDDMTILGFEFAGE, encoded by the coding sequence ATGCATCACTATCCTGAAACAATCCTGCTGATAGAACGTAGTCCTTTTCAAACTCGATTGATCAAAAAGCTCCTCCAGACCGCATTACCGCATTCCTGTCAGATACTCAACGTCCGAAGCCTGGCGGATGCCCTCAAACAATTGGAACAACAACCGGTTGATATCATTCTGACTGATCTTAACCTTCCCGATTATCTACCTGAAAAAATAGTTAGTTTTCTGAATAAGCATGTTCCGGAAATGCCTATTGTGATCATTACTGGTGACAGCAATGAAGAAACAGCAATTCGCAGTTTACAGCAGGGTGCCCAAGATTACTTGATCAAAAAAGAAATGACCGGACCCTTGCTGATAAAGATGCTGGGCTATGCGATTGAGCGAAAACGGATTCAGTTGGAACTACAAAGATCACTTCAACTCATCAATGAACAAAACACGCAAATGCGTGATGAACTCGAATTGGCTGCTCAAACTCAAAACTATATTTTATCAGGGGTCACACATCCAACGTTTCTTCAAACAACTTTTTATTATCATCCATTTGGAACAATTTCAGGTGATACCTATGATATTCGCTTGAACCGTGAGGGGGCTATTGTCGTATTTCTTGGCGATGGGACAGGGCATGGTATTCCTGCGTCCCTGATTACCATGATGGTGCATATGGGGTTGAAGACCATCAATATGTCATTGCCGGTTAGCGAAATCATGAATCAACTGAATCAACATATGGGAACCTGTCTTCCTCCAGATCAATTCATGACAGGGATTTTTGTCAGGATTTCGGCCAATGGAAATATGGAAATATGCAATGCGGGACATCCTACGCTTGTGAGTCTGCCAGCAAATTCACAAAATGAACTGTGCTTATTCAATGCCGATGGTCCACCTCTGGGAATGATCGAAGACGTAACTTACAAAGAAAGAACACATCATCTTGATCCCGGCGATCGCTTTTTTATGTTTACGGATGGCCTTACTGAGTGGGCCAACCCCGATGCAGTATTGTTTTCAGAAGAACAAGTCATGTCCTGTCTTCTTCATCACAGACATGAAAATCTGAATGCCATGATGTCTGGATTGTTGAACGCGGTTCAGGAATTTGCGGAAGGCGTTGTCTGCAATGATGATATGACCATTCTCGGATTTGAATTTGCAGGAGAATAA